A part of Rhodamnia argentea isolate NSW1041297 chromosome 8, ASM2092103v1, whole genome shotgun sequence genomic DNA contains:
- the LOC115755543 gene encoding uncharacterized protein LOC115755543, with amino-acid sequence MGRWVKPDVYPLMAAMTFVTSLCIFQLTRNVLLNPDVRMNKKQRGRAVSDNAEEGRKYAEHGLRKFLRTRPPEIMPTINHFFSKDKST; translated from the exons ATGGGGCGTTGGGTCAAGCCAGAT GTGTATCCATTGATGGCAGCAATGACATTTGTGACGAGTCTCTGCATATTCCAGCTCACAAGAAATGTTCTCTTGAACCCTGATGTCAG AATGAACAAGAAACAAAGAGGCAGGGCAGTGTCGGACAACGCAGAAGAAGGGAGGAAGTACGCCGAGCACGGGCTCCGCAAGTTCCTCCGCACTCGGCCGCCGGAGATCATGCCCACCATCAACCACTTCTTCTCCAAAGATAAATCTACATAA
- the LOC115755542 gene encoding PI-PLC X domain-containing protein At5g67130 isoform X1: MFPRSPQQTTKNEPCPHFPSDQSPSHFFRGRSLSTHTRSTIVVSPPIHIQMGRRECLLLLVLSATLFGFGSSCSNGECRLLDECSSDSDCQAGLYCFSCPEGFSGSRCVRSAITDQFKLLNNSLPFNKYAFLTTHNAYAIDGEPLHTPVPRVTFTNQEDTVTQQLNNGVRALMLDTYDFEGDVWLCHSFKGQCHDYTAFELAIDTLKEIEAFLSANPAEIVTLILEDYVQAPNGLTKVFTDAGLMKYWFPVTNMPKNGQDWPLVSDMVANNQRLLVFTSIKSKEQSEGIAYQWTYMVENQYGNGGMQAGSCPNRAESAPLDDRSKSLVLVNFFPSVPIKLLSCENNSGNLINMLHTCYGAAGNRWANFVAVDYYKRSEGGGSFQAVDTLNGKLLCGCDDVHACAPGSTSGACSP; this comes from the exons ATGTTTCCTCGTTCTCCTCAGCAAACAACAAAGAACGAACCTTGTCCGCATTTTCCATCCGACCAAAGTCCCTCCCACTTCTTCCGAGGAAGATCGCTGTCGACCCACACGCGGAGCACCATCGTCGTTTCCCCTCCCATCCACATTCAGATGGGTCGTCGCGAATGCCTCCTCTTGCTCGTACTTTCAGCGACGCTCTTCGGTTTCGGCTCCTCTTGCTCCAATGGAGAGTGCAGG CTTCTTGATGAATGCTCCAGCGACAGCGATTGTCAGGCCGGTCTCTACTGTTTCTCTTGCCCTGAAGGATTTTCGGGTTCCAGATGTGTGAGATCAGCCATTACTGACCAGTTCAAGCTCTTG AACAATTCTCTTCCTTTCAACAAATATGCATTCTTGACGACCCACAATGCATATGCTATTGATGGAGAGCCACTCCACACGCCTGTACCAAGAGTGACGTTTACAAATCAAGAGGATACCGTCACTCAACAGCTAAAT AATGGAGTTCGAGCGCTGATGCTAGATACATATGATTTTGAAGGAGATGTATGGTTGTGCCATTCGTTTAAAGGCCAATGTCATGACTACACTGCATTT GAACTGGCAATAGACACTCTTAAGGAAATCGAAGCTTTTCTGTCTGCAAACCCAGCGGAGATAGTCACTTTGATACTCGAGGACTACGTTCAGGCACCAAATGGATTGACAAAGGTCTTTACTGATGCTGGCTTGATGAAATACTGGTTTCCGGTGACAAACATGCCAAAGAATGGTCAAGATTGGCCACTAGTTAGTGACATGGTGGCTAATAACCAGCGGCTGCTCGTGTTTACCTCCATCAAGTCAAAGGAACAGAGTGAAGGGATTGCTTATCAGTGGACTTACATGGTTGAGAACCAAT ATGGCAATGGTGGAATGCAAGCAGGAAGCTGTCCAAACAGAGCTGAATCGGCTCCTCTTGATGACAGGAGCAAGTCGTTGGTTTTGGTGAATTTCTTCCCATCCGTGCCCATCAAGCTACTCAGTTGCGAGAACAACTCGGGCAACCTCATTAACATGCTTCATACTTGCTATGGCGCGGCCGGCAACAGATGGGCTAATTTTGTTGCTGTTGATTATTATAAG AGGAGTGAGGGAGGAGGATCATTTCAAGCAGTAGACACTCTAAACGGGAAGCTGCTATGTGGATGTGATGATGTGCACGCGTGCGCG CCGGGTTCGACTTCTGGGGCGTGCTCTCCATAG
- the LOC115755542 gene encoding PI-PLC X domain-containing protein At5g67130 isoform X2: MKLLDECSSDSDCQAGLYCFSCPEGFSGSRCVRSAITDQFKLLNNSLPFNKYAFLTTHNAYAIDGEPLHTPVPRVTFTNQEDTVTQQLNNGVRALMLDTYDFEGDVWLCHSFKGQCHDYTAFELAIDTLKEIEAFLSANPAEIVTLILEDYVQAPNGLTKVFTDAGLMKYWFPVTNMPKNGQDWPLVSDMVANNQRLLVFTSIKSKEQSEGIAYQWTYMVENQYGNGGMQAGSCPNRAESAPLDDRSKSLVLVNFFPSVPIKLLSCENNSGNLINMLHTCYGAAGNRWANFVAVDYYKRSEGGGSFQAVDTLNGKLLCGCDDVHACAPGSTSGACSP, translated from the exons ATGAAGCTTCTTGATGAATGCTCCAGCGACAGCGATTGTCAGGCCGGTCTCTACTGTTTCTCTTGCCCTGAAGGATTTTCGGGTTCCAGATGTGTGAGATCAGCCATTACTGACCAGTTCAAGCTCTTG AACAATTCTCTTCCTTTCAACAAATATGCATTCTTGACGACCCACAATGCATATGCTATTGATGGAGAGCCACTCCACACGCCTGTACCAAGAGTGACGTTTACAAATCAAGAGGATACCGTCACTCAACAGCTAAAT AATGGAGTTCGAGCGCTGATGCTAGATACATATGATTTTGAAGGAGATGTATGGTTGTGCCATTCGTTTAAAGGCCAATGTCATGACTACACTGCATTT GAACTGGCAATAGACACTCTTAAGGAAATCGAAGCTTTTCTGTCTGCAAACCCAGCGGAGATAGTCACTTTGATACTCGAGGACTACGTTCAGGCACCAAATGGATTGACAAAGGTCTTTACTGATGCTGGCTTGATGAAATACTGGTTTCCGGTGACAAACATGCCAAAGAATGGTCAAGATTGGCCACTAGTTAGTGACATGGTGGCTAATAACCAGCGGCTGCTCGTGTTTACCTCCATCAAGTCAAAGGAACAGAGTGAAGGGATTGCTTATCAGTGGACTTACATGGTTGAGAACCAAT ATGGCAATGGTGGAATGCAAGCAGGAAGCTGTCCAAACAGAGCTGAATCGGCTCCTCTTGATGACAGGAGCAAGTCGTTGGTTTTGGTGAATTTCTTCCCATCCGTGCCCATCAAGCTACTCAGTTGCGAGAACAACTCGGGCAACCTCATTAACATGCTTCATACTTGCTATGGCGCGGCCGGCAACAGATGGGCTAATTTTGTTGCTGTTGATTATTATAAG AGGAGTGAGGGAGGAGGATCATTTCAAGCAGTAGACACTCTAAACGGGAAGCTGCTATGTGGATGTGATGATGTGCACGCGTGCGCG CCGGGTTCGACTTCTGGGGCGTGCTCTCCATAG